The Mercurialis annua linkage group LG2, ddMerAnnu1.2, whole genome shotgun sequence genome contains a region encoding:
- the LOC126668327 gene encoding uncharacterized protein LOC126668327 — MTSVAVHTILTEERKEVEHDPLGIETEIQGRTMRRVSIDSGGTTSVITWKAYQAKRGSMIRIRLQPTEIRGVGESRLHSMGTVTLRLTSKHRTGLRMTQFVLFHVVDERLPFSMILGRTFLYKSGEVLDMSNLWIGFLIEEGAVIISEAIGSWRTSLKARDWNVHAHQRSYKRGVEEALTYILEIKGVELEVACHELNVDPASKVVKQKKRRHSKERQKAIAEEVEKLQEAGFIKSIKYPE, encoded by the exons ATGACCTCAGTGGCGGTGCATACCATACTCACGGAAGAAAGGAAAGAAGTGGAGCATGATCCGCTTGGGATTGAAACAGAGATACAAGGGAGAACAATGCGACGAGTGTCAATCGACTCTGGAGGAACGACCAGTGTTATAACATGGAAAGCTTATCAAGCAAAGAGAGGTAGCATGATTCGGATAAGGTTGCAACCAACGGAAATCAGAGGAGTGGGCGAATCGAGACTACACTCGATGGGCACAGTTACCCTTCGATTAACATCCAAACACAGAACAGGGCTGAGGATGACCCAATTTGTCCTCTTCCACGTGGTTGATGAAAGGCTACCTTTCAGCATGATATTGGGACGAACGTTCCTCTATAAATCAGGAGAGGTACTAGACATGAGTAACTTATGGATAGGGTTCCTTATAGAAGAGGGAGCGGTCATCATAAGTGAGGCAATAGGTTCATGGAGAACCTCTCT TAAAGCTCGGGATTGGAATGTCCATGCGCACCAAAGAAGCTATAAAAGAGGTGTTGAAGAGGCTCTCACATACATTTTAGAGATAAAGGGAGTAGAACTGGAAGTTGCATGCCATGAATTAAATGTAGATCCAGCATCTAAAGTGGTCAAGCAAAAGAAGCGAAGACACTCTAAAGAACGACAAAAGGCAATAGCTGAAGAGGTTGAAAAGTTACAAGAAGCAGGATTCATAAAGTCAATCAAGTACCCAGAATGA